A region from the Palaemon carinicauda isolate YSFRI2023 chromosome 16, ASM3689809v2, whole genome shotgun sequence genome encodes:
- the LOC137655739 gene encoding uncharacterized protein isoform X1 produces MPFDLEKFLGAPREHLNTLHEAKKDQLRQIAVRARISVGHAVVKAELLGKILDFLINSGNITDEEAIPLRPLTLERGAARTVTITEDPEIVKLKLQLELQQVTVEAEQKRLETEQRRLEIERKEKVLLEKELSAIRIEERLAEKQLPDAFDLSKARKLLPVFDEKDPDVFFITFENTATSLNWPRDQYVLLIRNSFKGRAAYVAAQLVQERDYEVFKTAILDAYSVTAEGYRQIFRQTLKNQAQTYLEFFTLKLKQFNKWIDKEQITTLEQLKNLIVLEEFLRRIPANVAMFIREKQEKDGKRAALLADDYHLIHKLKPHSSSPSSSPQVCTFCKKEGHHIKDCPSPKCKASHGKASPNAFSQGHKSGNTANKTTLHCAQPLSDFTAFTYPGKVNDIPVQILRDTGSSQTIISSKLKDLAKPTDQYVTVSDLTCQKVLPIVQISLDCPYFKGSTNVALLDSDLPCKNIDMILGNDLAQTNGTPSLIITQPEVVIEKACKEFSPVVELPCQVVTRSTTSTSSDTEHTGKVDQSTLGEKVLADLVDIPSDEFVEYQRSDDSLKEYFDKVKDDVDESKLPYFYLYNNILMRRYRPLKIAGQNSWHDSYQLVVPSNLRAALLDLAHSAESHLGISKTYKRLLDDYYWPGMKADVKHHIESCHPCQVTGKPNQKIPPAPLVPITVPNSPFEKTNGALERVHQTIKNLLRKYICETGRDWDEDLDLLMYVLRSTPNESTGISPFEMMFGRRPRTNLSMVKENILRGTYKDQQVSIPQYLQSLKVKFDHVYEFANQNLTNSQIRMKNHYDKKAKIRTFKVGDDVLVYRPVPGAPLREKFMGPYKITKRVSKTTCAIETPDKRKPSQLVHINLIKPYQSAKISPQVVHLISRETDHSTRN; encoded by the exons atgccttttgatcttgagaaatttttaggtgcacccagggagcacctaaatacactacacgaagctaaaaaggaccagcttcgccaaatagctgtaagggcaagaatatctgtaggtcatgctgtggtgaaagctgaattattgggaaagatattagatttcctgataaatagtggtaacataactgatGAAGAGGCtattcccttaaggcctttaacacttgaacgaggtgctgctcgtactgttactataactgaagacccagagatagtgaaattgaaactccaacttgaactgcagcaggtAACAGTAgaggctgaacaaaaaaggctagaaactgagcaaagaagacttgaaatagaacgtaaagaaaaagttctgttggaaaaggaactatcagccataagaatagaagaaaggttggcagaaaaacagctacccgatgcttttgaccttagtaaagcacgcaaactcctgcctgtcttcgatgaaaaagatcctgatgtttttttcattacttttgaaaacactgcaacgtctctcaactggccaagagaccaatatgttctcttaatcagaaactccttcaaaggaagagctgcatatgtggcagcacaacttgtccaagaaagggattatgaagtctttaaaactgccatattagatgcttatagtgttacagcagaagggtatagacaaatcttcagacaaactttgaagaaccaagctcaaacctatctagagtttttcacattgaagttgaagcagtttaataaatggatagacaaggaacaaataactactttagaacaattaaagaatttaatagttttagaagaattcctgaggcgtattccagctaatgtggcaatgtttattagagaaaaacaagaaaaagatggcaaaagggctgccctattagctgatgattaccatctcattcataaacttaaaccacattcgtcctcaccttcatcttccccccaggtttgtactttttgtaagaaagaaggtcatcatattaaagactgtcctagtcccaaatgcaaagcatctcatggtaaggcttctcctaatgctttttcacaaggacacaaatcagggaatactgcaaataaaacgactcttcactgtgctcaacctctatcagactttacagcatttacatatcctggtaaagtaaatgatattcccgtgcaaattttgagagatacagggtcctctcaaactatcattagctcaaagttaaaagatttagctaaaccaacagatcagtatgtaactgtgtcagatttgacttgtcaaaaggttttacctattgtacagatttctcttgattgtccttattttaaaggttcaactaatgtcgccttgttggattctgacctgccttgcaagaacatagacatgatacttggtaatgacttggctcaaactaacggtactcctagtcttatcattacgcagcctgaagtagtgatcgaaaaagcttgcaaagagttttctccggtggtagagcttccctgccaagtagtcaccaggtctacaacctcaacttctagcgacactgaacacacaggtaaggtggatcaaagtaccttaggtgaaaaagtccttgctgatcttgttgatattccctcagatgaatttgtagagtatcaaaggtctgatgatagtttgaaagaatactttgataaagtaaaagatgacgttgatgaaagtaagttaccatatttttatctttataataacatccttatgagacgttatagacctttgaagattgcaggacaaaattcctggcatgatagttaccagcttgtagttccttctaatcttcgtgcagccttattggatcttgctcattcagcagagtctcatctaggcatttccaaaacctataagcgtttgctggacgattactactggcctggtatgaaagctgatgtaaagcaccacatagaatcttgccatccctgccaggtaactggtaaaccaaatcagaaaatacctccagcaccattagttcctattacagtacctaattctccttttgaaaag actaatggagccctcgaacgagtacaccagaccattaaaaacctcctgcgcaagtacatttgtgaaactggacgagactgggatgaagacctggatctgcttatgtatgtacttaggagtacgcctaatgaatcgactggaatttctcccttcgagatgatgttcggccgcagacctaggacaaaccttagtatggtaaaagaaaacatcctaagaggtacttacaaagaccagcaagtaagtattccgcaataccttcaaagtcttaaggttaaatttgaccatgtttatgaatttgccaatcagaatttaactaacagtcagattcgaatgaaaaaccattacgataaaaaggccaaaattagaactttcaaagtaggagatgatgtacttgtatatcgaccagttccaggagctccattgagagaaaaatttatgggtccgtataaaatcactaaaagggtctctaaaacaacttgtgcaattgaaactccagataaaaggaagcctagccagttagtgcacattaatcttataaaaccataccaatctgcaaagatttctccacaggtagttcacctgataagtagagagactgatcactccactcgCAACTag
- the LOC137655739 gene encoding uncharacterized protein isoform X2 — MPFDLEKFLGAPREHLNTLHEAKKDQLRQIAVRARISVGHAVVKAELLGKILDFLINSGNITDEEAIPLRPLTLERGAARTVTITEDPEIVKLKLQLELQQVTVEAEQKRLETEQRRLEIERKEKVLLEKELSAIRIEERLAEKQLPDAFDLSKARKLLPVFDEKDPDVFFITFENTATSLNWPRDQYVLLIRNSFKGRAAYVAAQLVQERDYEVFKTAILDAYSVTAEGYRQIFRQTLKNQAQTYLEFFTLKLKQFNKWIDKEQITTLEQLKNLIVLEEFLRRIPANVAMFIREKQEKDGKRAALLADDYHLIHKLKPHSSSPSSSPQVCTFCKKEGHHIKDCPSPKCKASHGKASPNAFSQGHKSGNTANKTTLHCAQPLSDFTAFTYPGKVNDIPVQILRDTGSSQTIISSKLKDLAKPTDQYVTVSDLTCQKVLPIVQISLDCPYFKGSTNVALLDSDLPCKNIDMILGNDLAQTNGTPSLIITQPEVVIEKACKEFSPVVELPCQVVTRSTTSTSSDTEHTALLDLAHSAESHLGISKTYKRLLDDYYWPGMKADVKHHIESCHPCQVTGKPNQKIPPAPLVPITVPNSPFEKTNGALERVHQTIKNLLRKYICETGRDWDEDLDLLMYVLRSTPNESTGISPFEMMFGRRPRTNLSMVKENILRGTYKDQQVSIPQYLQSLKVKFDHVYEFANQNLTNSQIRMKNHYDKKAKIRTFKVGDDVLVYRPVPGAPLREKFMGPYKITKRVSKTTCAIETPDKRKPSQLVHINLIKPYQSAKISPQVVHLISRETDHSTRN, encoded by the exons atgccttttgatcttgagaaatttttaggtgcacccagggagcacctaaatacactacacgaagctaaaaaggaccagcttcgccaaatagctgtaagggcaagaatatctgtaggtcatgctgtggtgaaagctgaattattgggaaagatattagatttcctgataaatagtggtaacataactgatGAAGAGGCtattcccttaaggcctttaacacttgaacgaggtgctgctcgtactgttactataactgaagacccagagatagtgaaattgaaactccaacttgaactgcagcaggtAACAGTAgaggctgaacaaaaaaggctagaaactgagcaaagaagacttgaaatagaacgtaaagaaaaagttctgttggaaaaggaactatcagccataagaatagaagaaaggttggcagaaaaacagctacccgatgcttttgaccttagtaaagcacgcaaactcctgcctgtcttcgatgaaaaagatcctgatgtttttttcattacttttgaaaacactgcaacgtctctcaactggccaagagaccaatatgttctcttaatcagaaactccttcaaaggaagagctgcatatgtggcagcacaacttgtccaagaaagggattatgaagtctttaaaactgccatattagatgcttatagtgttacagcagaagggtatagacaaatcttcagacaaactttgaagaaccaagctcaaacctatctagagtttttcacattgaagttgaagcagtttaataaatggatagacaaggaacaaataactactttagaacaattaaagaatttaatagttttagaagaattcctgaggcgtattccagctaatgtggcaatgtttattagagaaaaacaagaaaaagatggcaaaagggctgccctattagctgatgattaccatctcattcataaacttaaaccacattcgtcctcaccttcatcttccccccaggtttgtactttttgtaagaaagaaggtcatcatattaaagactgtcctagtcccaaatgcaaagcatctcatggtaaggcttctcctaatgctttttcacaaggacacaaatcagggaatactgcaaataaaacgactcttcactgtgctcaacctctatcagactttacagcatttacatatcctggtaaagtaaatgatattcccgtgcaaattttgagagatacagggtcctctcaaactatcattagctcaaagttaaaagatttagctaaaccaacagatcagtatgtaactgtgtcagatttgacttgtcaaaaggttttacctattgtacagatttctcttgattgtccttattttaaaggttcaactaatgtcgccttgttggattctgacctgccttgcaagaacatagacatgatacttggtaatgacttggctcaaactaacggtactcctagtcttatcattacgcagcctgaagtagtgatcgaaaaagcttgcaaagagttttctccggtggtagagcttccctgccaagtagtcaccaggtctacaacctcaacttctagcgacactgaacacacag ccttattggatcttgctcattcagcagagtctcatctaggcatttccaaaacctataagcgtttgctggacgattactactggcctggtatgaaagctgatgtaaagcaccacatagaatcttgccatccctgccaggtaactggtaaaccaaatcagaaaatacctccagcaccattagttcctattacagtacctaattctccttttgaaaag actaatggagccctcgaacgagtacaccagaccattaaaaacctcctgcgcaagtacatttgtgaaactggacgagactgggatgaagacctggatctgcttatgtatgtacttaggagtacgcctaatgaatcgactggaatttctcccttcgagatgatgttcggccgcagacctaggacaaaccttagtatggtaaaagaaaacatcctaagaggtacttacaaagaccagcaagtaagtattccgcaataccttcaaagtcttaaggttaaatttgaccatgtttatgaatttgccaatcagaatttaactaacagtcagattcgaatgaaaaaccattacgataaaaaggccaaaattagaactttcaaagtaggagatgatgtacttgtatatcgaccagttccaggagctccattgagagaaaaatttatgggtccgtataaaatcactaaaagggtctctaaaacaacttgtgcaattgaaactccagataaaaggaagcctagccagttagtgcacattaatcttataaaaccataccaatctgcaaagatttctccacaggtagttcacctgataagtagagagactgatcactccactcgCAACTag
- the LOC137655739 gene encoding uncharacterized protein isoform X3 yields the protein MPFDLEKFLGAPREHLNTLHEAKKDQLRQIAVRARISVGHAVVKAELLGKILDFLINSGNITDEEAIPLRPLTLERGAARTVTITEDPEIVKLKLQLELQQVTVEAEQKRLETEQRRLEIERKEKVLLEKELSAIRIEERLAEKQLPDAFDLSKARKLLPVFDEKDPDVFFITFENTATSLNWPRDQYVLLIRNSFKGRAAYVAAQLVQERDYEVFKTAILDAYSVTAEGYRQIFRQTLKNQAQTYLEFFTLKLKQFNKWIDKEQITTLEQLKNLIVLEEFLRRIPANVAMFIREKQEKDGKRAALLADDYHLIHKLKPHSSSPSSSPQVCTFCKKEGHHIKDCPSPKCKASHGKASPNAFSQGHKSGNTANKTTLHCAQPLSDFTAFTYPGKVNDIPVQILRDTGSSQTIISSKLKDLAKPTDQYVTVSDLTCQKVLPIVQISLDCPYFKGSTNVALLDSDLPCKNIDMILGNDLAQTNGTPSLIITQPEVVIEKACKEFSPVVELPCQVVTRSTTSTSSDTEHTESHLGISKTYKRLLDDYYWPGMKADVKHHIESCHPCQVTGKPNQKIPPAPLVPITVPNSPFEKTNGALERVHQTIKNLLRKYICETGRDWDEDLDLLMYVLRSTPNESTGISPFEMMFGRRPRTNLSMVKENILRGTYKDQQVSIPQYLQSLKVKFDHVYEFANQNLTNSQIRMKNHYDKKAKIRTFKVGDDVLVYRPVPGAPLREKFMGPYKITKRVSKTTCAIETPDKRKPSQLVHINLIKPYQSAKISPQVVHLISRETDHSTRN from the exons atgccttttgatcttgagaaatttttaggtgcacccagggagcacctaaatacactacacgaagctaaaaaggaccagcttcgccaaatagctgtaagggcaagaatatctgtaggtcatgctgtggtgaaagctgaattattgggaaagatattagatttcctgataaatagtggtaacataactgatGAAGAGGCtattcccttaaggcctttaacacttgaacgaggtgctgctcgtactgttactataactgaagacccagagatagtgaaattgaaactccaacttgaactgcagcaggtAACAGTAgaggctgaacaaaaaaggctagaaactgagcaaagaagacttgaaatagaacgtaaagaaaaagttctgttggaaaaggaactatcagccataagaatagaagaaaggttggcagaaaaacagctacccgatgcttttgaccttagtaaagcacgcaaactcctgcctgtcttcgatgaaaaagatcctgatgtttttttcattacttttgaaaacactgcaacgtctctcaactggccaagagaccaatatgttctcttaatcagaaactccttcaaaggaagagctgcatatgtggcagcacaacttgtccaagaaagggattatgaagtctttaaaactgccatattagatgcttatagtgttacagcagaagggtatagacaaatcttcagacaaactttgaagaaccaagctcaaacctatctagagtttttcacattgaagttgaagcagtttaataaatggatagacaaggaacaaataactactttagaacaattaaagaatttaatagttttagaagaattcctgaggcgtattccagctaatgtggcaatgtttattagagaaaaacaagaaaaagatggcaaaagggctgccctattagctgatgattaccatctcattcataaacttaaaccacattcgtcctcaccttcatcttccccccaggtttgtactttttgtaagaaagaaggtcatcatattaaagactgtcctagtcccaaatgcaaagcatctcatggtaaggcttctcctaatgctttttcacaaggacacaaatcagggaatactgcaaataaaacgactcttcactgtgctcaacctctatcagactttacagcatttacatatcctggtaaagtaaatgatattcccgtgcaaattttgagagatacagggtcctctcaaactatcattagctcaaagttaaaagatttagctaaaccaacagatcagtatgtaactgtgtcagatttgacttgtcaaaaggttttacctattgtacagatttctcttgattgtccttattttaaaggttcaactaatgtcgccttgttggattctgacctgccttgcaagaacatagacatgatacttggtaatgacttggctcaaactaacggtactcctagtcttatcattacgcagcctgaagtagtgatcgaaaaagcttgcaaagagttttctccggtggtagagcttccctgccaagtagtcaccaggtctacaacctcaacttctagcgacactgaacacacag agtctcatctaggcatttccaaaacctataagcgtttgctggacgattactactggcctggtatgaaagctgatgtaaagcaccacatagaatcttgccatccctgccaggtaactggtaaaccaaatcagaaaatacctccagcaccattagttcctattacagtacctaattctccttttgaaaag actaatggagccctcgaacgagtacaccagaccattaaaaacctcctgcgcaagtacatttgtgaaactggacgagactgggatgaagacctggatctgcttatgtatgtacttaggagtacgcctaatgaatcgactggaatttctcccttcgagatgatgttcggccgcagacctaggacaaaccttagtatggtaaaagaaaacatcctaagaggtacttacaaagaccagcaagtaagtattccgcaataccttcaaagtcttaaggttaaatttgaccatgtttatgaatttgccaatcagaatttaactaacagtcagattcgaatgaaaaaccattacgataaaaaggccaaaattagaactttcaaagtaggagatgatgtacttgtatatcgaccagttccaggagctccattgagagaaaaatttatgggtccgtataaaatcactaaaagggtctctaaaacaacttgtgcaattgaaactccagataaaaggaagcctagccagttagtgcacattaatcttataaaaccataccaatctgcaaagatttctccacaggtagttcacctgataagtagagagactgatcactccactcgCAACTag
- the LOC137655739 gene encoding uncharacterized protein isoform X5 yields the protein MPFDLEKFLGAPREHLNTLHEAKKDQLRQIAVRARISVGHAVVKAELLGKILDFLINSGNITDEEAIPLRPLTLERGAARTVTITEDPEIVKLKLQLELQQVTVEAEQKRLETEQRRLEIERKEKVLLEKELSAIRIEERLAEKQLPDAFDLSKARKLLPVFDEKDPDVFFITFENTATSLNWPRDQYVLLIRNSFKGRAAYVAAQLVQERDYEVFKTAILDAYSVTAEGYRQIFRQTLKNQAQTYLEFFTLKLKQFNKWIDKEQITTLEQLKNLIVLEEFLRRIPANVAMFIREKQEKDGKRAALLADDYHLIHKLKPHSSSPSSSPQVCTFCKKEGHHIKDCPSPKCKASHGKASPNAFSQGHKSGNTANKTTLHCAQPLSDFTAFTYPGKVNDIPVQILRDTGSSQTIISSKLKDLAKPTDQYVTVSDLTCQKVLPIVQISLDCPYFKGSTNVALLDSDLPCKNIDMILGNDLAQTNGTPSLIITQPEVVIEKACKEFSPVVELPCQVVTRSTTSTSSDTEHTAYHPQTNGALERVHQTIKNLLRKYICETGRDWDEDLDLLMYVLRSTPNESTGISPFEMMFGRRPRTNLSMVKENILRGTYKDQQVSIPQYLQSLKVKFDHVYEFANQNLTNSQIRMKNHYDKKAKIRTFKVGDDVLVYRPVPGAPLREKFMGPYKITKRVSKTTCAIETPDKRKPSQLVHINLIKPYQSAKISPQVVHLISRETDHSTRN from the exons atgccttttgatcttgagaaatttttaggtgcacccagggagcacctaaatacactacacgaagctaaaaaggaccagcttcgccaaatagctgtaagggcaagaatatctgtaggtcatgctgtggtgaaagctgaattattgggaaagatattagatttcctgataaatagtggtaacataactgatGAAGAGGCtattcccttaaggcctttaacacttgaacgaggtgctgctcgtactgttactataactgaagacccagagatagtgaaattgaaactccaacttgaactgcagcaggtAACAGTAgaggctgaacaaaaaaggctagaaactgagcaaagaagacttgaaatagaacgtaaagaaaaagttctgttggaaaaggaactatcagccataagaatagaagaaaggttggcagaaaaacagctacccgatgcttttgaccttagtaaagcacgcaaactcctgcctgtcttcgatgaaaaagatcctgatgtttttttcattacttttgaaaacactgcaacgtctctcaactggccaagagaccaatatgttctcttaatcagaaactccttcaaaggaagagctgcatatgtggcagcacaacttgtccaagaaagggattatgaagtctttaaaactgccatattagatgcttatagtgttacagcagaagggtatagacaaatcttcagacaaactttgaagaaccaagctcaaacctatctagagtttttcacattgaagttgaagcagtttaataaatggatagacaaggaacaaataactactttagaacaattaaagaatttaatagttttagaagaattcctgaggcgtattccagctaatgtggcaatgtttattagagaaaaacaagaaaaagatggcaaaagggctgccctattagctgatgattaccatctcattcataaacttaaaccacattcgtcctcaccttcatcttccccccaggtttgtactttttgtaagaaagaaggtcatcatattaaagactgtcctagtcccaaatgcaaagcatctcatggtaaggcttctcctaatgctttttcacaaggacacaaatcagggaatactgcaaataaaacgactcttcactgtgctcaacctctatcagactttacagcatttacatatcctggtaaagtaaatgatattcccgtgcaaattttgagagatacagggtcctctcaaactatcattagctcaaagttaaaagatttagctaaaccaacagatcagtatgtaactgtgtcagatttgacttgtcaaaaggttttacctattgtacagatttctcttgattgtccttattttaaaggttcaactaatgtcgccttgttggattctgacctgccttgcaagaacatagacatgatacttggtaatgacttggctcaaactaacggtactcctagtcttatcattacgcagcctgaagtagtgatcgaaaaagcttgcaaagagttttctccggtggtagagcttccctgccaagtagtcaccaggtctacaacctcaacttctagcgacactgaacacacag cttatcaccctcagactaatggagccctcgaacgagtacaccagaccattaaaaacctcctgcgcaagtacatttgtgaaactggacgagactgggatgaagacctggatctgcttatgtatgtacttaggagtacgcctaatgaatcgactggaatttctcccttcgagatgatgttcggccgcagacctaggacaaaccttagtatggtaaaagaaaacatcctaagaggtacttacaaagaccagcaagtaagtattccgcaataccttcaaagtcttaaggttaaatttgaccatgtttatgaatttgccaatcagaatttaactaacagtcagattcgaatgaaaaaccattacgataaaaaggccaaaattagaactttcaaagtaggagatgatgtacttgtatatcgaccagttccaggagctccattgagagaaaaatttatgggtccgtataaaatcactaaaagggtctctaaaacaacttgtgcaattgaaactccagataaaaggaagcctagccagttagtgcacattaatcttataaaaccataccaatctgcaaagatttctccacaggtagttcacctgataagtagagagactgatcactccactcgCAACTag